Proteins encoded within one genomic window of Xiphophorus maculatus strain JP 163 A chromosome 11, X_maculatus-5.0-male, whole genome shotgun sequence:
- the ddx52 gene encoding probable ATP-dependent RNA helicase DDX52 gives MDTFELFRKLGAGAKFDLKRFGQDAARFKVARSQGGETSLDSLSAINYFGTGAANGAQSWTQRATQDEEGIESGDSEVGGKRKRKERPGEVRHKSKKTESSRMVEDAPASGEPLTETQRGGITWTSSLDRKIQNVQKDGTEKFSLKRLKHLHQEKVNRIRAQHRINVHGCDVPDPVCSFEELQSEYHLNPRVLQNLKDAGLNTPTPIQMQAIPLMMHARELLACAPTGSGKTLAFSLPLLAHLQQPANLGFRALVISPTRELASQTYRELLRLSDGVGFRVHIIDKASLAAKKYGPQSNKKYDILVSTPNRLIYLLHQDPPGINLSSVEWLVVDESDKLFEDGKTGFREQLATIFLACSNAKVRRAFFSATCTPEVEKWCRLNLDNLVSVNIGHRNTAVETVEQELLFVGEENGKLVAMRDIIKKGFLPPMLVFVQSIERARELFHELVYEGINVDVIHAERTQQQRDNVVNSFRSGKIWVLICTALLARGIDFKGVNLVLNYDFPTSAVEYIHRIGRTGRAGHQGKAITFFTENDKPLLRSIANVIKQAGCPVPDYMIGFKKIHSKVKRRLEKKPPSRSTICTTPRFLMKKKVKAEKKEQKKGSNSKQKGENGPQTAQQQGRKKKTKVQKAGQKKGKPKAAAQKGGSKLAGAKLQEKNG, from the exons ATGGACACATTTGAGCTGTTTAGGAAACTCGGAGCCGGGGCtaaatttgacttaaagagaTTTGGTCAAGATGCTGCTCGGTTTAAG GTGGCCAGGTCTCAGGGCGGAGAAACGTCGCTGGATTCCCTGTCTGCGATCAACTACTTCGGCACAGGAGCAGCTAATGGAGCCCAGAGCTGGACCCAGAGAGCGACCCAGGATGAGGAGGGCATCGAAAGTGGAGATTCTGAAGTAGGAGGCAAAAGAAAACGCAAAGAGCGACCGGGAGAAGTGAGACACAAAAGCAAGAAGACGGAAAGCAGCCGGATGGTGGAGGACG ctcCAGCTAGTGGTGAACCACTGACTGAGACCCAGAGAGGCGGCATCACCTGGACCTCGTCCTTGGACAGAAAGATCCAAAACGTACAGAAGGACGGGACGGAGAAATTCTCGCTCAAGAGGCTGAAGCATCTTCATCAGGAAAAG GTGAATCGCATTCGCGCGCAGCACCGTATAAACGTCCATGGCTGCGATGTGCCCGACCCGGTTTGCTCGTTTGAGGAGCTTCAGTCCGAGTATCATCTCAACCCGCGCGTTCTTCAGAACCTCAAGGATGCAGGACTGAACACGCCAACGCCGATACAGATGCAGGCCATACCGCTCATGATGCAT GCTCGGGAGCTGTTGGCGTGCGCTCCGACCGGATCTGGAAAGACTTTGGCCTTCTCTCTTCCGCTGCTCGCCCACCTGCAGCAGCCTGCAAACCTGGGCTTCAGGGCTCTGGTCATCTCTCCGACCAGAGAACTGGCCAGCCAG ACCTACAGAGAACTGCTGCGCCTGTCAGACGGAGTCGGCTTTAGAGTTCACATCATCGATAAAGCTTCCCTGGCAGCGAAGAAGTACGGTCcacagtcaaataaaaaatatg acaTACTCGTCAGCACTCCCAACAGACTGATCTACCTCCTCCATCAGGATCCTCCAGGAATCAACCTGAGCAG TGTGGAGTGGCTGGTTGTGGACGAGTCCGATAAGCTTTTCGAGGACGGGAAGACGGGCTTCAGGGAGCAGCTGGCGACCATTTTCCTGGCATGTTCTAACGCCAAGGTGCGCAGGGCTTTCTTCAGCGCCACCTGCACGCCGGAAGTGGAAAAGTGGTGCCGCCTGAACCTCGACAACTTGGTTTCTGTCAACATCGGACACAG aaatacaGCGGTGGAGACGGTGGAACAGGAGCTGCTGTTTGTCGGGGAGGAGAACGGGAAACTTGTGGCCATGAGGGACATCATCAAAAAA GGTTTCCTGCCTCCCATGCTGGTGTTCGTTCAGTCCATAGAGCGAGCGCGGGAGCTTTTCCACGAGTTGGTGTATGAAGGGATCAATGTTGACGTGATCCACGCTGAACGAACACAGCAGCAG AGGGACAACGTGGTGAACAGCTTTCGCTCCGGGAAGATTTGGGTGCTGATCTGCACGGCTCTGCTCGCCAGAGGAATCGACTTCAAAGGAGTGAACCTGGTGCTGAATTACGACTTCCCCACCAGCGCCGTGGAGTACATTCACAGAATCG GCCGTACGGGTAGAGCTGGACATCAAGGGAAGGCCATCACCTTCtttacagaaaatgacaaaccGTTGTTGCGCAG CATTGCTAATGTTATAAAACAAGCTGGGTGCCCTGTGCCGGACTACATGATTGGCTTCAAAAAGATCCACAG caaagtAAAGCGAAGACTTGAGAAGAAACCTCCCAGTAGGAGCACCATTTGCACAACCCCTCGCttcctcatgaagaagaaagtcaaagctgagaaaaaagaacaaaagaaagggtcaaacagcaaacagaaaggagaaaacGGGCCTCAGACAGCGCAACAGCAGGgcaggaagaagaagacaaaagttcaaaaagcaggacagaaaaaaggaaaacctaaagcagcagctcagaaaGGAGGATCAAAATTAGCAGGAGCCAAGTTACAAGA gaaaaACGGATGA